The Balearica regulorum gibbericeps isolate bBalReg1 chromosome 5, bBalReg1.pri, whole genome shotgun sequence genome window below encodes:
- the LOC142601869 gene encoding inverted formin-2-like produces the protein MIQKGDRSKLDAEILKQLLKLLPEDHEINSLKSCKEKSELANADQFYLHLLEVPSYQLRIECMLICEETKILLECLWPKAQAIRTACETLLTSHRLPVFCQLILKVGNFLNYGHHTGDAGGFKISALLRLTETKANQSHITLLHHILEEVENTHTDLLQLPRDLDFVSKAAGIHLDVMQAEAGANLKKLLEIEKRLFLSTDDLKTQHGKSVQGSLEASKDLQKEFATIEKKKEKLADYLCEDRKKLSLEDLFSTMKTFRELFLKALQVVCICDCLEIE, from the exons ATGATTCAGAAAGGGGATAGATCCAAGTTGGATGCTGAGATACTGAAGCAGCTACTTAAACTTCTGCCTGAAGACCATGAG ATAAACAGCCTCaaatcttgcaaagaaaaatcagaactaGCGAATGCAGATCAGTTTTATCTCCATCTCTTGGAAGTTCCTAG CTACCAGTTGCGGATTGAATGTATGCTGATTtgtgaggaaacaaaaattctgcTGGAGTGTCTGTGGCCAAAAGCACAAGCCATCAGGACAGCCTGTGAAA CTCTTCTTACCAGTCACCGACTGCCAGTTTTCTGCCAATTGATTCTTAAAGTTGGAAACTTTCTGAACTAT GGGCATCACACTGGAGATGCTGGAGGTTTTAAAATCAGTGCCTTGCTCAGgctaacagaaacaaaagcaaaccaaagccACATTACTCTGCTTCACCATATTTTGGAG GAGGTTGAAAACACCCACACAGATCTGCTGCAGCTTCCCAGAGATCTTGACTTTGTTTCCAAGGCAGCAGG AATCCACCTTGACGTTATGCAGGCCGAGGCAGGTGCCAATTTGAAGAAACTGTTGGAAATAGAGAAGCGTTTATTTTTGTCGACAGACgatttaaaaacacagcatgGAAAATCTGTTCAA GGCAGTCTCGAGGCTTCAAAGGACCTGCAGAAGGAGTTTGCCACCAttgaaaagaagaaggaaaaacttgcTGATTATCTTTGTGAAGACcgaaaaaaattgtctttggaAGATTTATTTAGCACAATGAAAACCTTCAGAGAGCTCTTCCTCAAGGCCTTACAGGTGGTTTGCATTTGTGACTGTTTAGAAATAGAATGA